In Macrobrachium rosenbergii isolate ZJJX-2024 chromosome 16, ASM4041242v1, whole genome shotgun sequence, a single genomic region encodes these proteins:
- the LOC136846988 gene encoding uncharacterized protein has protein sequence MAMDTRVYRWRNPPSFSDLCADDFNGLIRSDLAQNEYLEAYSDGCDTPCGSPGSVEAPASPAHQHYMNVTPTPVYTDLSSPAPPNNYIAGNYYGSENQSYYPSVESARGTSFVQPGAFEFQDSVAAVSEKANPPFTPVNYENFWPNGGSLHNPLTGVADGGMYPASGGPQKMETRTETLIHSQGIFDRKPLRIRRRQQKHVNSDIKRKRRLQANARERRRMNGLNSAFERLREVVPALGNDRKLSKFETLQMAQTYITALSELLKRDT, from the coding sequence ATGGCCATGGATACAAGAGTGTACCGTTGGAGGAATCCGCCGTCATTTAGCGATTTGTGTGCCGATGATTTCAATGGTTTAATAAGAAGTGATCTAGCCCAGAACGAATACTTGGAAGCATACAGTGACGGGTGCGACACCCCCTGTGGCAGTCCTGGTAGTGTAGAGGCACCCGCTAGCCCCGCCCATCAGCATTATATGAACGTCACGCCTACACCGGTTTACACTGACCTTTCTTCGCCCGCTCCTCCGAATAACTACATCGCGGGCAACTACTACGGCAGTGAGAACCAAAGTTATTACCCTTCAGTCGAAAGTGCTAGAGGAACGTCCTTCGTCCAGCCGGGAGCTTTTGAATTTCAAGATTCTGTAGCAGCCGTCAGTGAAAAAGCCAACCCACCCTTTACGCCTGTCAATTACGAGAACTTCTGGCCAAATGGCGGCTCCCTCCACAATCCGCTGACGGGCGTGGCCGATGGTGGAATGTACCCCGCGTCCGGTGGACCTCAAAAAATGGAGACTCGGACGGAGACGCTGATTCATTCCCAGGGGATCTTCGATAGGAAGCCACTAAGGATCCGGAGAAGGCAACAGAAGCACGTGAATTCCGACATCAAGAGAAAACGGAGGCTGCAGGCGAACGCCCGCGAACGAAGGAGAATGAACGGCCTGAACAGCGCCTTCGAGAGGTTGCGAGAGGTGGTGCCAGCTCTCGGGAACGACAGGAAGCTCTCCAAATTTGAAACGCTGCAGATGGCGCAGACCTACATCACTGCCCTCTCCGAACTCCTGAAGAGGGATACATGa